One genomic window of Mucilaginibacter sp. SJ includes the following:
- the porL gene encoding type IX secretion system motor protein PorL/GldL, with the protein MAGKKKPYGIGNIVSWGATVVIIGLMFKILHWPGATYWIAGGLITEAILFFILGFQREDKEINWARVYPELNEDFQGELPKATVRSVGNTGPSTTAALDKMMEDAKIGPELVRSLGDGLRTFGDKVAAISRVTDAGEATIAFTSKVKDATASYEKLSVSFEKASANLTEMANSNVDSKAYHDQVTQLAKNLSALNAVYELELQDSSAHLKSMNKFYQNLSLTMNNFNESMDDSKQFKEEVGRLAKNLASLNAIYGNMLTAMNQPRV; encoded by the coding sequence ATGGCTGGAAAGAAAAAACCTTACGGAATAGGCAACATCGTATCATGGGGTGCTACTGTGGTGATTATAGGGTTAATGTTTAAGATTTTGCATTGGCCCGGTGCCACTTACTGGATAGCAGGGGGACTTATAACTGAGGCTATACTGTTTTTTATATTAGGATTTCAGAGAGAAGATAAAGAAATTAACTGGGCACGTGTGTATCCTGAATTAAATGAAGACTTTCAGGGAGAACTTCCAAAAGCAACTGTAAGGAGCGTCGGTAATACAGGCCCTTCAACAACTGCTGCGCTGGATAAAATGATGGAAGATGCAAAAATTGGCCCGGAGCTGGTACGCAGCCTTGGTGATGGTTTACGTACATTTGGTGATAAGGTAGCCGCTATATCACGTGTTACCGATGCGGGGGAAGCTACTATAGCTTTTACAAGCAAAGTTAAAGATGCAACCGCAAGCTATGAAAAACTAAGTGTTTCTTTTGAAAAGGCATCGGCTAATTTAACAGAAATGGCTAACTCAAATGTTGATTCAAAAGCTTACCATGACCAGGTTACCCAATTAGCTAAAAACCTGTCGGCACTTAACGCGGTTTACGAGCTGGAATTACAGGATTCAAGCGCGCACTTAAAATCAATGAATAAATTTTACCAGAACCTTTCGCTTACCATGAACAACTTCAATGAATCAATGGATGATTCAAAACAGTTTAAGGAAGAGGTAGGTCGTTTGGCTAAAAACCTGGCATCATTAAACGCCATTTATGGCAACATGCTTACAGCTATGAACCAGCCGCGTGTTTAA
- the porM gene encoding type IX secretion system motor protein PorM/GldM has protein sequence MAGGKETPRQRMIGILYLVLLGLIALNVPDSLLDAFKNITNSLDASTRNVNTGLQNTYSAFEATKLKEQPERAKPIYDKAKQASAIAAELNTYIEQLKAKLIQEGGGINPEIDDVDARDNLDISPRIMINQKNGEKLKAKIDETRQRLMVALGKDSAGVQFSLNTIAPKPHGDVRKSWQEANFGDGIPLGAALTTLAKIEADSKNAENEVVKKLLGKIDQAQVTLDKFSAVVVAPSSYVIAGQPYTAQIFLTAYDSKSNPDITVNGSRVSVTDGKGNYTITASGEGKHTVEGFITVKNNTTGKNDSYPFKQEYTVARPSAVISPDKMNVLYIGVPNPISVSAPGVAASDLNVHFSGAGSLSGSGGHYTAIVNSIGKATISVSGAKGAVLGSTQFRIKRIPDPKPQFAGKSGGNTSSANIRAQDRLFAQLDNFDFDAKFNVTHFTMLVVKPRQDAIILSGSGGELTGAMRSALNTVTPGTTVIFKDIVAVGPDHSPRSLDPIVLSAN, from the coding sequence ATGGCCGGAGGTAAGGAAACCCCAAGACAGCGAATGATAGGTATACTATACCTGGTACTATTGGGCCTCATTGCCCTTAACGTACCGGATAGCCTGTTGGACGCGTTTAAGAATATTACAAATAGTTTGGATGCATCAACCAGGAATGTTAATACTGGTTTGCAAAACACATACAGCGCTTTTGAGGCTACAAAATTGAAGGAACAACCTGAAAGGGCTAAACCTATTTATGATAAAGCTAAACAGGCAAGTGCTATTGCTGCAGAACTAAATACCTACATTGAACAGCTAAAAGCGAAGCTGATTCAGGAAGGCGGCGGGATTAACCCGGAAATTGATGACGTTGATGCCCGGGATAACCTGGATATATCGCCCCGTATCATGATCAATCAAAAAAATGGGGAGAAACTGAAAGCTAAAATTGATGAAACCCGCCAAAGGTTAATGGTAGCTTTGGGTAAAGACAGCGCAGGCGTGCAGTTTTCACTAAATACCATAGCGCCTAAACCGCATGGGGATGTTAGAAAATCATGGCAGGAAGCTAACTTTGGTGATGGCATACCTTTAGGCGCGGCCCTCACTACTTTAGCCAAAATTGAAGCTGACAGCAAAAACGCTGAAAACGAAGTAGTTAAGAAATTATTGGGTAAAATTGATCAAGCCCAGGTTACGCTCGATAAGTTTAGCGCAGTAGTGGTAGCTCCGAGCAGCTATGTGATAGCCGGACAGCCATATACTGCCCAGATCTTTTTAACCGCTTACGATTCAAAATCAAATCCAGATATTACTGTTAATGGCAGCAGGGTATCTGTTACAGATGGTAAGGGGAATTATACCATTACCGCGAGCGGAGAAGGAAAACATACCGTAGAAGGTTTTATCACGGTTAAAAACAATACAACCGGTAAAAATGATTCTTATCCTTTTAAGCAGGAATATACAGTTGCAAGACCTTCGGCAGTTATTTCTCCTGATAAAATGAACGTACTTTATATCGGTGTACCGAATCCTATTTCGGTATCCGCGCCCGGCGTAGCAGCCAGCGACTTAAACGTGCATTTTAGCGGTGCCGGTTCTCTTAGTGGTTCGGGGGGGCATTACACAGCTATTGTAAACAGCATAGGCAAAGCTACAATTTCTGTTAGTGGTGCAAAAGGAGCGGTATTGGGCTCAACACAGTTCCGTATCAAAAGGATCCCTGACCCTAAGCCACAGTTTGCAGGTAAAAGCGGAGGTAACACCAGTTCGGCTAATATCAGGGCACAGGACAGGCTTTTTGCCCAGTTGGATAACTTTGACTTTGATGCTAAATTTAACGTAACGCACTTTACTATGCTGGTTGTAAAACCGCGCCAGGATGCCATTATTTTATCAGGCTCGGGCGGTGAATTAACCGGCGCGATGCGTAGTGCTTTGAATACGGTTACACCAGGAACTACTGTTATATTTAAGGATATCGTTGCGGTAGGCCCTGACCATTCACCGAGGTCACTTGACCCGATTGTATTATCCGCAAATTAA
- a CDS encoding uroporphyrinogen-III synthase, with protein sequence MEDRKKKVKSILVTLPKPENDKNPYAELAKKLNLKIDFRSFIHVEGVPAKDFRKEKINLADFSAVIFTSRNSADHFFRICEEMRFEVPVEMKYFCLSETIALYLQKYIQYRKRKIFFGKQTAADLAEVLKKHSSEKFLYPCSDVAAEETQRFLLENGYNFTPAVLFRTVCSDLSDLADVFYDVIAFFSPSSIQSLYKNFPDFKQNNTRIAAFGATTHKAVLEAGLILDIPAPTPGAPSMTMAIEQYVKLVNK encoded by the coding sequence TTGGAAGATAGAAAGAAAAAGGTTAAAAGCATACTGGTTACTTTGCCTAAGCCCGAAAATGATAAAAATCCTTATGCCGAGCTGGCTAAAAAGCTTAACCTGAAAATTGATTTCAGATCATTTATTCATGTTGAGGGTGTGCCCGCAAAGGATTTCAGAAAAGAGAAGATTAACTTAGCTGATTTTAGCGCTGTGATCTTTACCAGTCGTAATTCTGCCGATCATTTTTTTCGCATATGCGAGGAGATGCGCTTTGAGGTGCCTGTTGAAATGAAATACTTTTGCCTTTCAGAAACCATAGCGCTTTACCTTCAAAAGTACATTCAGTACCGTAAACGTAAGATCTTTTTTGGCAAGCAAACCGCTGCTGACCTGGCAGAGGTTTTGAAAAAGCATTCGTCGGAAAAATTCCTTTACCCATGCTCGGATGTCGCTGCCGAAGAAACGCAGCGTTTTTTGCTGGAGAACGGTTATAACTTTACCCCAGCGGTGCTTTTCCGCACGGTTTGCAGCGATCTTTCTGACCTCGCCGATGTGTTTTACGATGTTATAGCATTTTTTAGCCCGTCAAGTATACAATCGCTGTATAAAAACTTTCCCGATTTTAAGCAAAACAATACACGCATCGCCGCTTTTGGGGCGACTACTCATAAGGCAGTGCTTGAGGCTGGCTTAATTTTGGATATACCAGCTCCAACCCCCGGCGCGCCATCAATGACAATGGCTATTGAGCAGTATGTTAAGCTTGTAAACAAATAA
- the porK gene encoding type IX secretion system lipoprotein PorK/GldK has product MKQIYFLIIVLAGGILSGCGRGGGDRGEVVGVPARSFRAEVPYGMVYIPGGSFLMGQTDQDVTFAQIAQTKQVTVSPFFMDQTETSNSQYKMFVNWVRDSIAITNYINDNKYFIQPKGGAGNNNGGKKFINWEFVKKNPIWSSKGNQANNTQKLQGMYYQGDDRVFDRNEVDVRLLKYNYALFTLRDAADHHNDKTKHRSDFIVRDTVAVYPDTLVWLSDFSYAANEPMVESYFSHPAFRNYPVVGVTWRQARAYSVWRTRYNDAYKDKRRLPHRAPYSLPTEAEFEYAARGGRIGTDYPWGGPYIKNAKGCLLANFKPGRGNYTDDGGAYTVPVRSYFPNDYGLYNMAGNVAEWTLSAFDESASTFVHDLAPTFNYEAKSTDPEILKRKVVRGGSWKDIGYFLQNSTRTYEYQDTAKSYIGFRCVTKYLGRDITDKR; this is encoded by the coding sequence ATGAAGCAGATCTACTTTTTAATAATTGTTTTAGCAGGTGGTATATTAAGTGGTTGTGGCCGCGGAGGCGGTGACCGGGGGGAAGTGGTAGGGGTTCCTGCAAGATCATTCAGGGCCGAAGTGCCTTACGGAATGGTTTATATTCCGGGTGGCAGTTTCCTTATGGGGCAAACTGATCAGGACGTAACCTTTGCCCAGATAGCCCAAACTAAACAGGTTACTGTTTCTCCATTTTTTATGGATCAAACCGAAACCAGCAACAGTCAGTACAAAATGTTTGTGAACTGGGTCCGCGATTCGATAGCCATTACCAATTATATCAACGATAATAAGTATTTCATTCAGCCCAAAGGTGGCGCCGGTAATAACAATGGCGGTAAAAAATTCATCAACTGGGAGTTTGTAAAGAAAAACCCTATCTGGAGCAGCAAAGGCAACCAGGCAAACAATACTCAAAAATTGCAGGGTATGTACTACCAGGGCGATGACCGTGTGTTTGACCGTAATGAGGTTGACGTTCGCTTACTTAAATATAACTACGCTTTGTTTACCCTGCGTGATGCTGCAGATCATCATAACGATAAAACAAAACATCGTTCCGATTTCATTGTTCGTGACACCGTGGCGGTATACCCGGATACGCTTGTTTGGTTAAGCGATTTTTCATATGCTGCCAACGAGCCTATGGTTGAAAGTTATTTTTCACATCCCGCATTCCGTAATTACCCTGTTGTAGGGGTAACCTGGAGGCAGGCCAGAGCTTACAGTGTATGGCGCACGCGCTATAATGATGCTTATAAAGATAAGCGCCGTTTACCGCACCGTGCACCTTACAGTTTGCCTACGGAAGCCGAGTTTGAGTACGCGGCACGTGGCGGCAGGATAGGTACCGATTATCCATGGGGAGGGCCTTACATCAAAAATGCAAAAGGTTGTTTACTGGCTAACTTTAAGCCGGGGCGTGGTAATTATACCGATGACGGCGGCGCGTATACTGTGCCGGTACGTTCATACTTCCCTAATGATTATGGTTTATACAATATGGCAGGTAATGTAGCCGAGTGGACATTATCCGCCTTTGACGAATCAGCGTCAACATTTGTACACGACCTTGCACCAACATTCAATTACGAAGCTAAGTCTACCGACCCCGAAATATTGAAACGTAAAGTTGTACGCGGGGGCTCATGGAAAGATATCGGATATTTTCTTCAAAACTCAACCCGGACCTACGAATATCAGGACACCGCTAAATCATATATCGGTTTCCGCTGCGTCACCAAATATTTAGGGCGCGACATTACAGATAAACGCTAA
- the uvrC gene encoding excinuclease ABC subunit UvrC, whose translation MNQFDYRAALKNIPHKPGVYQYWDSEQELIYIGKAKDLRNRVGSYFNQDIHINAKTRVLVSKIRAITFTIVDTEVDAWLLENSMIKKHQPRYNVMLKDDKTYPWIIIKNENYPRIFWTRRIIKDGSKYLGPYASISMMHNILGLIKETYPLRTCNLQLTRENIDKGKFKVCLEYQLGNCKGPCQNYQTEEDYDNSIEEIKDILNGKIGAVLRRLKNEMETAAMEMNFELAHRLKRKFELLENYQSKSTVVNSSITDVDVFSIASEEKLAFVNFLKVMNGTIIQTQTIELKKRLDESDEELLTLAISEFRSRYNSDSKEIIVPFDIDLEDHPNIKFTVPKLGEKRKLLDLSQKNVQFFKKEKIDQYEKLNPEIRTERLLTQMMKDLRMNQLPRHIECFDNSNFQGKYPVSAIVVFKDGKPSKKDYRHFNVKTVEGPNDFATMEEAVHRRYRRMLDEGTELPQLIVIDGGKGQLSSAMHSLKLLGIDKKVTVIGIAKRLEELYYPNDQYPMYLDKKSETLKVIQHLRDEAHRFGITFHRKKRDKGTLVTELELIEGIGKTTAEKLLKYFKSVKKIREANEEMLLEVVNLKQAKAILTYFNTGAEIKQG comes from the coding sequence ATGAACCAATTTGATTACAGGGCTGCTTTAAAAAACATCCCTCACAAACCCGGGGTTTACCAATACTGGGATAGTGAGCAGGAACTGATATATATTGGCAAGGCTAAAGACTTGCGCAATCGTGTTGGCTCGTACTTTAACCAGGATATTCATATCAATGCTAAAACACGGGTGTTGGTATCCAAGATCCGTGCTATAACTTTTACTATTGTTGACACCGAGGTTGATGCCTGGCTGCTGGAAAACAGCATGATCAAGAAGCATCAGCCCCGCTACAACGTAATGCTTAAGGATGATAAAACCTATCCATGGATTATCATTAAAAACGAAAATTACCCGCGTATTTTCTGGACCCGCCGTATTATAAAAGATGGATCCAAATACCTTGGCCCTTATGCATCGATAAGCATGATGCATAACATTTTAGGGCTTATTAAGGAAACTTATCCCTTGCGCACCTGCAACCTGCAGCTCACCCGCGAAAACATTGATAAAGGTAAGTTTAAGGTTTGCTTGGAATACCAGTTGGGCAACTGTAAAGGGCCTTGCCAAAACTATCAAACAGAAGAGGACTACGATAACAGCATCGAAGAGATCAAGGATATTCTGAACGGGAAGATCGGTGCAGTTCTTCGCCGTTTAAAAAATGAGATGGAAACCGCTGCCATGGAAATGAATTTTGAGCTGGCGCACCGGCTTAAACGCAAATTCGAACTGCTTGAAAATTACCAGAGCAAATCCACTGTAGTTAATTCATCTATTACTGATGTGGATGTGTTCAGCATTGCGTCAGAGGAAAAACTGGCATTCGTAAACTTCCTGAAGGTGATGAATGGTACCATCATCCAAACACAAACCATCGAACTAAAAAAGCGACTGGATGAAAGTGACGAAGAGTTGCTTACACTGGCCATATCCGAGTTCAGGAGCCGTTATAACAGCGACAGCAAGGAAATCATCGTACCGTTTGATATCGATCTTGAGGACCATCCAAACATCAAATTCACGGTGCCAAAACTGGGCGAAAAACGCAAATTACTTGACCTTTCGCAAAAGAATGTACAGTTCTTTAAGAAGGAAAAGATTGACCAGTACGAGAAACTGAACCCCGAGATCCGCACCGAACGGTTGCTCACGCAAATGATGAAAGATCTGCGCATGAACCAGCTGCCACGCCATATTGAATGTTTCGATAACTCTAACTTCCAGGGCAAATACCCGGTATCGGCCATTGTAGTGTTCAAGGATGGAAAGCCCTCCAAAAAAGATTACCGGCATTTTAACGTAAAAACCGTTGAAGGCCCTAACGACTTTGCCACTATGGAAGAAGCTGTACACCGCCGTTACCGCCGCATGCTGGATGAAGGAACAGAATTACCACAGCTGATCGTGATTGATGGAGGTAAGGGCCAGTTATCATCGGCCATGCATAGCCTTAAGTTATTGGGTATAGATAAAAAGGTAACCGTGATAGGCATTGCCAAACGCCTGGAGGAGCTTTATTATCCCAACGATCAGTACCCCATGTATCTCGACAAAAAATCGGAAACCCTTAAAGTGATCCAGCACCTGCGCGATGAGGCACACCGATTTGGGATCACTTTCCACCGTAAAAAGCGCGATAAGGGCACATTGGTAACAGAACTTGAGCTGATAGAGGGCATAGGCAAAACCACAGCCGAAAAGCTGCTTAAATACTTTAAATCGGTAAAGAAGATTCGCGAAGCTAACGAGGAAATGCTGCTCGAAGTAGTAAATCTTAAACAGGCCAAAGCCATATTGACGTATTTTAATACAGGAGCAGAAATTAAGCAAGGATAG
- the porN gene encoding type IX secretion system ring protein PorN/GldN, protein MKKRILVVILCLACVSAYAQKKRTKRPPAKKTTTARQTTQKPVQVQPDNVTSQQPLDTASKIAAKPFDRPLDGYYKKNNILNAKVTPYPNLRENDVAFAKRVWREIDVREKMNQYLASPKGRLIDVLLDAIAKGELTAYDPTPGKKDDPNGDGFTTPLTGAQARGRLASDSSVVEKRDKDNNVISSTLVAGEFNPDSVLKFRIKEDWIFDKQRSVFEPRIIGIAPLVKPKGTGTLDIDFQPAFWIYFPEARAVLATKEVVSRNSDATGLSFDDVFIKRIFTSYIVKESNDKDERIKDYAQGIDKLYESERVKKSLLDWELNLWQY, encoded by the coding sequence ATGAAAAAGAGAATTTTAGTTGTTATCCTGTGCCTGGCTTGTGTAAGCGCTTATGCGCAAAAAAAGCGTACCAAGAGGCCGCCGGCAAAAAAGACAACCACCGCCAGGCAAACAACTCAGAAACCTGTACAGGTTCAGCCGGATAATGTTACCAGCCAGCAGCCCCTTGATACTGCAAGTAAAATTGCTGCGAAACCTTTTGACAGACCGCTTGACGGCTATTACAAAAAGAACAATATTTTAAACGCCAAGGTTACGCCGTATCCTAACTTGCGTGAAAATGATGTAGCATTTGCCAAACGCGTTTGGCGCGAAATTGATGTACGCGAAAAGATGAACCAGTACCTGGCTTCACCCAAAGGCCGTTTAATTGATGTATTGCTTGACGCCATAGCCAAAGGCGAGCTTACAGCATATGACCCAACTCCGGGAAAAAAGGATGATCCCAATGGCGATGGTTTTACTACTCCTTTAACAGGTGCACAGGCCCGTGGCCGTTTAGCATCTGACAGCAGCGTGGTTGAAAAGCGCGATAAGGATAATAACGTTATATCATCTACGCTTGTTGCAGGTGAGTTTAATCCTGATAGCGTACTTAAATTCCGCATTAAGGAAGATTGGATCTTCGATAAACAGCGCTCCGTATTTGAGCCCCGGATTATAGGTATTGCTCCCCTGGTTAAACCTAAAGGTACAGGTACACTTGACATTGATTTTCAGCCTGCTTTTTGGATTTATTTTCCTGAAGCACGTGCGGTACTTGCAACTAAAGAGGTGGTTAGCCGTAACAGCGATGCCACGGGCTTAAGTTTTGACGATGTATTTATAAAACGCATCTTTACCAGTTATATCGTAAAAGAAAGCAACGACAAAGACGAGCGTATAAAAGATTACGCCCAGGGTATTGATAAGCTTTACGAATCAGAAAGGGTTAAGAAGTCCCTTCTTGACTGGGAGCTTAACCTTTGGCAGTACTAA
- a CDS encoding transglycosylase domain-containing protein: MRTTNTRFNSKNQLQPADIRRYNWYIWRIVLGLFAFVVMMITLTIFDVFGQLPSFRDLENPKSNQATEIISSDKQVLGTYYIQNRSNVTYRELSPNVINALVATEDKRFYDHSGIDFGRSFTIFAHLLIGQKQGGSTITQQLALNLFSERSANPFKRIIQKLQEWVTAVKLERHYTKEEILTMYLNTVDFGAYNTYGIKSAARTYFNTTPDKLTPDQAALLIGMVNGPGIYSPIRHPDNALKRRNLVLNRMAEQNYLSEGQVEEYKRKPLGLDFHQNNHFDGLAPYFRSVLKKELQKIFKEQNINRPDGTPYDLDRDGLKIYTTIDATMQQYAEDAQRDYMKDLQAQFNDHWRGRNLYKSIHNFKFLLDQGMQKSDRYKQLKQQEKSDEEIEENFKTKTMLNLFTWHGNIDTMMRPIDSIIYCKMLLRNALMSMDPTTGYVKAWVGGTNFEHFKYDQVKNGTRQVGSTAKPFTYAVAIDNGYSPCMKINNVPDTIRGYGAPWCPRSSPSETLPGFITLRQALAHSQNWVTAHVMGEVKPEPVVELIKKMGITTNVPPYPSICLGTFDASVFEMTAAYSAFANHGLWTEPTYILRIEDKNGNVLYTHTPRVVQAMNPQTAYVMTYMLKGVIEDGTGSRLTYKYGLRNPIGGKTGTTQNNSDGWFIGITPQLVTGLWTGCEDRDIAFQSTRLGEGANSALPIFAMYMKKVYANAALGIKKNVDFDAPANGVSIILDCGAYNQQQQGTTEVDKKLGF, encoded by the coding sequence GGTTTAACTCGAAAAATCAACTCCAGCCTGCAGATATAAGAAGATACAACTGGTACATATGGCGAATTGTGCTTGGCCTTTTCGCTTTTGTAGTTATGATGATAACACTCACTATTTTTGATGTGTTTGGTCAGCTGCCTTCGTTCCGCGACCTGGAAAACCCCAAGAGCAACCAGGCTACGGAGATCATCTCATCCGACAAACAGGTATTGGGGACTTATTATATCCAAAACCGCTCAAACGTTACTTACCGCGAATTGTCACCAAATGTAATTAACGCGTTGGTTGCCACCGAGGATAAACGCTTTTATGACCACTCAGGCATTGATTTTGGCCGAAGCTTTACTATTTTTGCGCATTTGCTCATCGGGCAAAAACAGGGTGGCAGTACCATAACACAACAGCTGGCACTTAACCTTTTTTCAGAGCGATCTGCCAATCCATTTAAGCGGATCATTCAAAAACTGCAGGAGTGGGTTACAGCTGTTAAGCTTGAACGCCATTACACCAAAGAAGAGATCCTAACCATGTACCTTAACACAGTCGACTTTGGTGCTTATAACACTTATGGTATCAAATCGGCCGCGCGCACTTATTTTAACACTACGCCAGATAAACTAACACCCGATCAGGCTGCCCTGTTAATAGGCATGGTTAACGGCCCCGGCATTTATTCGCCTATCCGCCACCCGGATAACGCACTTAAAAGGCGCAACCTGGTGCTAAACCGTATGGCCGAGCAAAATTACCTGAGCGAAGGCCAGGTTGAAGAATATAAACGCAAGCCACTTGGTCTTGATTTTCACCAGAACAATCATTTTGACGGACTGGCGCCATACTTCCGTTCGGTATTGAAGAAAGAACTTCAAAAGATTTTTAAAGAACAGAATATTAACCGCCCGGATGGCACCCCTTATGATCTTGACCGCGACGGCTTAAAAATATATACCACCATTGATGCTACCATGCAGCAATATGCGGAGGATGCGCAGCGTGATTATATGAAAGACCTGCAGGCCCAGTTCAATGATCACTGGCGCGGCCGTAACCTTTATAAAAGCATCCACAACTTCAAATTTTTGCTTGATCAGGGCATGCAAAAATCTGACAGGTACAAACAACTGAAACAACAGGAAAAATCTGACGAGGAGATTGAAGAAAACTTCAAGACCAAAACCATGCTTAACCTTTTTACCTGGCACGGCAATATCGATACCATGATGAGGCCAATTGACAGTATTATCTACTGTAAAATGCTTTTGCGTAACGCCCTCATGAGCATGGACCCAACAACCGGGTATGTTAAAGCATGGGTTGGCGGCACCAATTTTGAGCACTTTAAATATGACCAGGTAAAGAACGGCACCCGCCAGGTGGGCTCAACGGCCAAACCATTTACTTATGCCGTAGCTATTGATAACGGTTACTCGCCATGCATGAAGATTAATAATGTGCCAGACACCATTCGTGGTTATGGCGCGCCATGGTGCCCGCGCTCTTCGCCGTCCGAAACTTTGCCGGGCTTTATTACTTTAAGGCAGGCATTAGCACACTCACAAAACTGGGTTACGGCCCACGTTATGGGCGAGGTTAAGCCAGAGCCAGTCGTTGAACTAATCAAGAAGATGGGCATCACAACCAATGTTCCGCCTTATCCTTCTATATGCTTAGGTACGTTTGATGCCTCGGTTTTTGAGATGACGGCCGCTTACTCCGCTTTTGCCAACCACGGCCTTTGGACAGAGCCTACTTATATTTTACGCATTGAAGATAAAAACGGCAACGTATTGTACACCCATACTCCGCGCGTAGTGCAAGCCATGAACCCGCAAACGGCGTATGTAATGACCTATATGCTTAAAGGAGTTATTGAAGATGGTACCGGTTCAAGGTTAACCTATAAATATGGTTTACGAAACCCAATAGGTGGTAAAACCGGTACAACCCAAAATAACTCCGACGGTTGGTTTATAGGTATAACCCCACAGTTGGTTACCGGCTTATGGACAGGTTGCGAAGATCGTGACATTGCCTTCCAAAGCACCCGCCTGGGCGAAGGTGCCAATAGTGCCCTGCCTATATTTGCCATGTACATGAAAAAGGTATATGCCAATGCGGCTTTAGGCATCAAAAAGAACGTTGATTTTGATGCACCTGCAAATGGAGTTAGCATCATATTGGATTGCGGAGCCTATAACCAGCAGCAACAGGGAACTACTGAGGTAGATAAGAAATTAGGGTTTTAA
- a CDS encoding four helix bundle protein, protein MSHHTLEDLEVYRLADSFSDEIWFIVSEWDYFTKDTVGKQIVRSADSISANIAEGYGRYHYKENRNFCYFSRGSILETKGWLQKSKKRNLITEEQFDDLFEKLQVIHLKLNAYLKFIGKRDGNEKAE, encoded by the coding sequence ATGAGTCATCACACTCTCGAAGACTTAGAAGTTTATAGATTGGCTGATAGTTTCAGTGATGAGATTTGGTTTATTGTAAGCGAATGGGACTATTTCACTAAAGACACCGTTGGAAAACAAATAGTGCGCTCTGCTGATTCAATCAGTGCGAATATAGCGGAGGGTTACGGCAGGTACCACTATAAAGAAAACCGCAATTTCTGTTATTTTAGTAGAGGCTCAATTTTGGAAACCAAAGGCTGGCTTCAGAAATCAAAGAAAAGAAACCTGATAACTGAGGAACAATTCGACGATCTGTTTGAAAAGCTACAGGTCATTCATCTCAAGTTAAATGCTTACCTTAAATTCATTGGCAAGCGGGACGGTAATGAGAAGGCAGAGTAA
- a CDS encoding DUF4271 domain-containing protein: MNCTAAFAQQDSIVADTPLKSPTRAFRPGNSVLDSVAYAMQNRDKFIADSIAMRYLRVPDAAMRAEYADSVFARELYHGYGFLDLHSRSKSRVMEGHNRPSRDPWVIVLIIAMLLYTAILNLALGKDVSNVFASFYSKRVLSIAGKEESPVSSWAFLGLFLLFCATFGLFLYQLAAYKGVYYKIAGSGLFTFLTVVIIALFSLKFLILKFLGFVFDINKLVSEYLNILHLTYFNIAFVFLPVVICFSLLGAQYIPVLLTVTLIIIIIIFIWQYIRSSVNIISTFRFHKFYLFTYLCALEICPVLILIKALNIKI, from the coding sequence TTGAATTGTACTGCTGCTTTTGCGCAACAGGATTCAATAGTGGCTGATACGCCTTTAAAATCACCAACACGCGCTTTTCGTCCCGGCAATTCGGTGCTTGATTCGGTGGCTTATGCCATGCAAAACAGAGATAAATTTATTGCAGACTCTATTGCTATGCGTTACCTCAGGGTGCCCGATGCGGCCATGCGTGCCGAATATGCCGATAGCGTTTTTGCCCGCGAATTATATCATGGCTACGGCTTTCTTGATCTTCATTCCAGGTCAAAGAGCAGGGTCATGGAGGGGCATAACCGCCCTTCGCGTGACCCCTGGGTTATTGTGCTCATTATTGCTATGCTGTTGTATACAGCTATCCTTAACCTTGCCCTGGGCAAAGATGTCAGCAATGTATTTGCCTCTTTTTACAGCAAACGCGTACTTTCGATAGCTGGTAAAGAAGAGAGCCCGGTTAGTTCGTGGGCTTTCCTGGGCTTGTTTTTGTTATTTTGTGCTACGTTCGGTTTGTTTTTATATCAATTGGCTGCGTACAAAGGCGTTTATTATAAAATAGCGGGGAGCGGCCTGTTTACTTTTCTTACCGTAGTCATTATTGCATTATTTTCGCTCAAGTTTTTAATACTCAAGTTTTTAGGATTTGTGTTTGATATTAATAAGCTGGTGAGCGAATACCTTAATATTCTGCATCTTACCTATTTTAATATCGCGTTTGTTTTTTTGCCCGTGGTTATTTGTTTCAGCTTGCTTGGTGCACAATACATTCCTGTACTACTTACAGTTACGCTCATTATCATCATCATAATTTTTATATGGCAATACATCAGGAGCAGCGTAAATATAATTTCTACCTTTCGATTTCATAAGTTTTATTTATTTACGTATCTTTGTGCCCTCGAAATTTGCCCTGTTTTGATTTTAATAAAGGCATTGAATATTAAAATTTAG